From a single Eubalaena glacialis isolate mEubGla1 chromosome 15, mEubGla1.1.hap2.+ XY, whole genome shotgun sequence genomic region:
- the LOC133075867 gene encoding disintegrin and metalloproteinase domain-containing protein 1a-like: MSVAASVTHSASILPSLRKNQVALKEGKIKFQTWAQQKRDLRLGPVPGSSCFSLRIVLLLVISLPSLYCDLGSVYYSSYEIVTPKSLTVEGREDQVEKLSYVLFMQGQKQLIHLKVKRDYFVNNFPVFSYHSGILGQEMPFISHDCHYEGYIEGVPGSFVSVNTCSGLRGVLIKEEKSYGIEPIHSSKRFEHVLYTMAHEAPVSCSVTSNDSQVAFTSRQQESSKPRSRQAPSYLWSHTKYVEMFVVVDNQRFQMWGSDVNETVQRVMDIIALANSFTRGINTEVVLAGMEIWTEGDLIEVPVDLQVALRNFNSWRQERLFHRVKHDVAHMIVGHHPKEDTGQAFLSGACSSDFAAAVESFHHEDVLLFAALMVHELGHNLGIPHDHSACVCKDKPFGLMRENITKESGFSNCSSDFFYQFLWEHKGACLFNKPGPKGRLRRDSRCGNGVVEEDEQCDCGSDCDDHPCCDQTCRLKENAECSDGLCCVKCQLKYKGFMCRPALGECDLPEYCDGSSGECPIDSYKIDGTMCDRIHYCAGGRCKNPDNQCMDIYGFSARSAPENCYISMNRKGDRFGNCGITNSPRLRYLKCVDDNIFCGKLICTNVRQVPQIKPNHTLIQVAHEDDWCWSMDAYNTTDIPDDGDVHTGTLCAPNKVCVNYSCTDYAVLKYDCKPAEMCNGKGVCNNFRHCHCEAGYAPPDCRGPGDGGSVDSGPPGKPIEIQSGGVGGGSFHHSIEFRNVGKLIFILPSFLLILLLVLIFCIILRVVTESVETLGRTSEDSSEETTSEGFLTEFLPVGLREKESEEKDQEKEGPPPEEAPSLPLEAPPPPEAPPPGEPAP, from the coding sequence ATGTCAGTGGCAGCATCTGTGACACACTCTGCCTCTATACTGCCTTCTCTACGGAAAAACCAAGTGGCCTTGAAGGAGGGTAAGATAAAGTTTCAGACTTGGGCTCAGCAGAAGAGGGACTTGAGGCTGGGGCCAGTGCCAGGATCTTCATGTTTCAGTTTGAGGATTGTGTTGCTGTTGGTGATTTCTCTGCCAAGCTTGTACTGTGACCTGGGATCAGTATATTACTCTTCCTATGAAATAGTCACCCCCAAGAGTCTGAcagtggaaggaagggaagatcAAGTGGAAAAGCTCTCCTATGTGCTATTTATGCAGGGCCAGAAGCAGCTGATTCACCTGAAGGTGAAGAGAGACTATTTTGTGAATAACTTTCCAGTCTTCAGCTACCACAGTGGCATCCTGGGGCAAGAAATGCCTTTCATCTCACATGACTGTCATTATGAAGGCTACATAGAAGGAGTCCCAGGTTCTTTTGTTTCTGTCAACACCTGTTCAGGCCTCAGGGGCGTCCTGATTAAGGAGGAAAAATCCTATGGCATTGAGCCCATTCACTCTTCAAAACGGTTTGAACATGTGTTGTACACCATGGCCCATGAAGCTCCAGTCTCCTGTAGTGTCACTTCCAATGACAGCCAAGTGGCATTCACCAGCCGGCAACAAGAGAGCAGCAAGCCTCGCAGTCGGCAGGCGCCATCCTACTTGTGGTCACACACCAAGTACGTGGAGATGTTTGTCGTGGTCGACAACCAGCGGTTCCAAATGTGGGGCAGTGACGTCAATGAGACAGTCCAGAGAGTAATGGACATCATTGCTCTGGCCAACAGCTTCACTAGGGGAATAAACACAGAGGTGGTGCTGGCTGGAATGGAGATTTGGACCGAGGGGGACCTCATAGAGGTCCCAGTGGACCTGCAAGTTGCACTCAGGAATTTCAATAGCTGGAGACAGGAGAGGCTCTTCCATCGTGTGAAGCATGATGTTGCCCACATGATCGTTGGACACCATCCTAAAGAGGATACGGGGCAGGCATTTCTCAGTGGTGCCTGTTCAAGTGATTTTGCAGCAGCCGTTGAATCCTTCCACCATGAGGATGTCCTCCTGTTTGCGGCGCTCATGGTCCATGAGCTCGGGCACAACTTGGGTATTCCGCATGACCATTCGGCCTGCGTTTGTAAAGATAAACCCTTTGGCCTCATGCGTGAAAATATCACTAAAGAAAGTGGCTTCAGCAACTGCAGCTCTGACTTCTTCTACCAGTTCCTCTGGGAACACAAAGGGGCCTGCCTATTTAACAAGCCTGGGCCCAAAGGCCGCTTACGGAGGGACTCTCGCTGTGGAAATGGTGTTGTAGAAGAGGATGAGCAGTGTGACTGTGGTTCTGACTGTGACGATCACCCATGCTGTGACCAAACATGTAGGCTGAAGGAGAATGCAGAGTGTAGTGATGGACTCTGCTGTGTTAAATGCCAACTGAAATATAAGGGATTCATGTGCCGTCCTGCTTTGGGGGAGTGTGACCTCCCAGAGTATTGTGATGGTTCCTCTGGAGAATGCCCCATAGACAGCTATAAGatagatggtacaatgtgtgatagaattcactATTGCGCTGGAGGTCGCTGTAAGAACCCTGATAATCAATGCATGGATATATATGGGTTCTCTGCAAGGTCTGCCCCAGAAAACTGTTACATTTCAATGAACAGAAAAGGGGACCGGTTTGGAAACTGTGGTATTACCAACTCACCTAGGTTAAGATATTTGAAGTGTGTAGATGATAATATATTTTGTGGGAAACTTATATGTACAAATGTTAGACAGGTACCACAAATCAAACCAAATCATACACTGATCCAGGTCGCTCATGAAGATGACTGGTGCTGGAGCATGGATGCCTATAACACCACTGATATCCCTGATGATGGAGATGTGCACACTGGCACTCTTTGTGCTCCAAACAAAGTCTGTGTAAATTACTCTTGTACTGATTATGCTGTGCTCAAGTATGACTGCAAACCAGCAGAAATGTGTAATGGGAAAGGAGTTTGCAACAATTTTAGGCACTGCCATTGTGAGGCTGGCTATGCTCCCCCTGACTGCAGAGGTCCAGGAGATGGTGGTAGTGTAGACAGTGGTCCACCTGGCAAACCAATTGAAATTCAAAGTGGAGGTGTAGGTGGCGGTTCTTTTCATCATAGCATTGAGTTTAGGAATGTTGGCAAGCTAATTTTCAtactcccttcatttcttttaatattgttgttagttttaatattttgcatTATCCTCAGGGTTGTAACGGAGTCAGTAGAGACCCTAGGGCGTACCTCGGAGGACAGTTCAGAGGAAACCACTAGCGAGGGATTCTTAACGGAGTTTCTACCAGTGGGGCTACGGGAGAAggagtcagaagagaaagaccaAGAAAAGGAGGGCCCCCCACCGGAGGAGGCCCCCTCGCTGCCGCTGGAGGCTCCCCCGCCGCCGGAGGCCCCACCACCAGGAGAACCAGCACCATAA